A single genomic interval of Lathyrus oleraceus cultivar Zhongwan6 chromosome 7, CAAS_Psat_ZW6_1.0, whole genome shotgun sequence harbors:
- the LOC127103875 gene encoding SCY1-like protein 2 A — MILPMVLTIAESQDKDDFEQSTLLALVPVLSTASGDTMLLLLKHAELIINKTTQEHLISHVLPMIVRAYVDNDARLQQGVLKKSVSLAKRLDSQLVKQVILPRVHGLALKTTVAAVRVNVLLCLGEMVNRLDKHVVLEILQTIQRCTAVDHSPPTLVCTLGVANSIFKQYGVEYVAEHVLPLLMPLLTAQQLNVQQFAKYMLFVKNILHKTLPCESVSSQICNTIHTS; from the coding sequence ATGATTCTACCGATGGTTCTAACCATTGCGGAGTCTCAGGACAAGGATGATTTTGAGCAATCAACACTTCTAGCCCTTGTCCCTGTCTTAAGCACTGCTTCTGGTGACACAATGCTACTGCTTCTGAAGCATGCTGAGCTAATAATAAACAAGACTACTCAAGAACATTTAATTTCACATGTTCTTCCAATGATTGTTCGGGCCTATGTTGATAATGATGCACGTTTACAACAAGGGGTCCTGAAAAAGTCTGTATCCCTCGCCAAACGACTTGATTCCCAGCTGGTGAAACAAGTGATTTTACCCCGTGTTCATGGACTAGCACTCAAAACAACGGTTGCCGCGGTTAGAGTCAATGTGTTGTTGTGCCTAGGAGAAATGGTTAACCGACTTGATAAACATGTTGTCCTAGAAATCTTGCAAACTATTCAACGTTGTACTGCTGTTGATCATTCACCTCCAACCCTTGTATGTACCCTTGGGGTTGCAAATTCTATTTTTAAGCAGTATGGAGTAGAATATGTTGCTGAACATGTTCTTCCATTGCTTATGCCACTCCTGACTGCTCAACAACTCAATGTTCAACAGTTTGCCAAATATATGCTTTTTGTCAAGAACATCCTCCACAAGACCTTGCCCTGCGAAAGTGTTTCATCCCAAATCTGCAACACAATACACACGAGTTAA
- the LOC127106845 gene encoding acyl-CoA-binding domain-containing protein 4, producing the protein MTWDEIDAVGVAPSPRSDHAAVVHVERYLLIFGGGSHATRYNDLHVLDLQTMEWPRPTQQGEIPTPRTGHAGVTVGENWFIVGGGDNKSGASETVVLNMSTLAWSAVTFVQGRVSIASEGLSLVVSSNDGEDVLVSFEGYNGRYNNEVYVLKPNPKSTLQSKINENSIPDSVSAVPNASKFC; encoded by the coding sequence ATGACTTGGGACGAAATTGATGCCGTTGGAGTGGCTCCTTCCCCAAGGTCTGATCATGCTGCTGTTGTACATGTGGAGCGATACTTGCTCATCTTCGGAGGGGGTTCACATGCAACTCGCTACAATGATTTACATGTTCTCGATTTGCAAACTATGGAATGGCCTCGCCCCACACAACAAGGTGAGATACCAACTCCACGTACAGGACATGCTGGTGTGACAGTAGGAGAGAACTGGTTCATTGTTGGTGGTGGCGACAACAAGAGCGGGGCTTCGGAGACGGTTGTACTGAACATGTCTACACTGGCTTGGTCAGCAGTAACATTTGTTCAAGGGCGTGTTTCTATTGCTAGTGAGGGCTTGAGTTTGGTTGTAAGCTCGAATGATGGAGAAGATGTACTTGTATCTTTTGAAGGATACAATGGGCGTTACAACAATGAAGTATATGTTCTTAAACCCAACCCCAAATCCACCTTGCAatccaaaataaatgaaaattCCATACCAGACAGTGTTTCTGCTGTACCAAATGCTAGCAAATTTTGCTGA